ATGCAGGATCAAGTACACCTTGAGATGCAATAATTACTGCCTtaacatatttttcttcaatattagGAAAGGCCTCCTTCAATTGAGTCAAGATCGGGTTTTCTCTTGGCTTCTGCAATCCTTCAGACACATCTTCAGtagtttttcttcttgttggTAAAGGTGGACATTCTTCATTGTCAGCATCTTTGGTGTTATCAGTCAATTCATTCTTTCCGTCTAATTGTGAAGGTGCAGAATCAACGGAAGACTTTTTTGCATCATCTTTCTCTTGTTCTTTTCCTCCTTCAATAGAAAGTTCATTATCTGTTAATTCAAGCTTAGTAGAATCTGCAGCACTGGTCGATTCTTTAGGTTTTGCATTAGATTCATTGTTTTCTAAGGGGACTTCTTCAGTTTTTTGTTCAACATCAATTATCTCAGCCTCCTTGGTCAGTGATTCTTTTGAATTGCTCTTTTCTGTCATAGTAATGTCggtatattattgattataATAAGTTTGAAATGCAATAGTTTGGGTTGCTCTATTGAGTTTTACGTCTCCTCCCTGTTCAACAATAGATACCGTACCCATAAATATGGCTATTTTGAGATTTGTCCTTATTTCAAAGGTTGGGAAACACCCATACCGTCCGTAGTATTTCATACAGCTTTGCATAATATACAACCAATGCGTCACAAACAAATTGATGGAACATCGAATTATACGGTAACGGGTAAAAATGGATATTTGGTACATAACTTTCTCCTTATGGGATACTATGCTAAAATAACACCTTGAGTATTTTTCACTCAATGGATAAGTAAGCAAGTAATATCTTAAACCTCAAATAAATGGGGAATGGTAAGGTTGTACTTTCCTATTTTTGTACGTCAGTATACGAAGAAGATGTTTGTGAACAGCTTACTAGCCGTTAATCAGGAGCACCAGTCGTACATACTTTGTGACAAAGGCAATCGTTCTTGAGTTTATTATGGAATTTTTTAGATAATTCCCGGGCAGCTTAACAAAACCAACTAGCATTTACTTGAATACAGAAATAGAACTGGTGCTACCTCCTGTCACATACTGTGCTTAATACCCTTGGAAAAAATGCTACCAGATTACTTTCCAACAAAAGCTAGTTTAGTTACCTTTTGAGTCACTGTTGGTTAATTTTTTGGCGcaatattaaaatttgtcAGTGTAAAAACGTTTCAGTCGAAGTCGAAGGTTTCTAATAAATGTAAAACGTAGTCACGGTAAGTCAGCTGTTAAGTATTTcagaaaattatttacaaaaattaggTACAAACTCAGCATCTTCCTTCACTGCCTTTGCTGGTCATATTGCTGGGCTTCTTTAGCCTTATTCTGTTGTAACTTATGACAGAAACGTAGAATATTTACTAAAAGAACAGGTACAAGTGTACCGTATAACTTAGAAATATAGACAGCGTTATGATTGTATAAAGCCAAGTACGGAAGAAAGATGTTAAGAACGAGAAATACAAAAACGGTAAATAAGGCAATAAAGGAAAAGCTTTCAACTTTAAGCATGCCTATGGAATACAAATTTTATGCTAGTTAAAGGAATTCAAAAGGTCAGAATAATCgattattttttccttttatcTAGTAAAACGAGTAATTATAACAGTATCCTTAAAACGATTATCCTTTTAAATAAGTGAGGTTAAGGTATTATAGTGTCCTAGAGgatttttataattttgtttgACCCCAACTAAGGCCAGCATCTACTCCTCTGTCATCAGATCCATTGAGATTTGCCTTAGAAATAAAGTTAACcctagaaaaaaataatgcttgttttttttctccGACTTCAAACGAAAAAACTGTCTTCTGGAAAAGACTACCAGCTGaacgaaaagaaaaatttataatagGACtataaaaagaagaagaacaacaacagttTTCTTCTTACATGATATGTATTGTGTACTTTCtgttttgtttcaattattggcattttttttgttttgaattttttttttcgaaAGAAATCGGAATCTTATAGTAGAATCTCTGCCTAAAATAGAACTTTTTAACCATTGCTACTTTGGTTAGAAGGTGTGGACAGCGGAGAAAGATTAAGATACgattgaatatgaattcAGTCTggtttttgaaaatatcttcaaCTTATTTCTGAGATTAATTAATTCTCAAGCGATTTCCATTTTCACTTTCCAAACAAAACCCATCCTTGTagttttttcttcttctctcattttctttttattacaTTGTAATTGTTATATAGATATGTTAATGTTGTATGACTTAAAAACCtttatagaaaaaaaagtaaattTAAGTTAATTAGCTAGTAAAATGATCCAAAGGCCACTAATATGGGACAGGATGAGATGAAATGCTCTCGATTACATTgagtttttcaatttccttaATGTTTCCATTACTTTACTTCTCTTCCATGATGAATCGTCATCACCTACAGCTTTTCTAACTAATGGATCATCCAATCTCATAAATGGGttatattttaattcatcGTCGATGGTGAATTCACCACAAGTCATTTCATGTTTATCAGCATATTTCTCTAAATTATCCAACGCTTCATTTTCACCTAATTCTTGATAAACGTATTCCCTAATAAATTTGACATTACTCTTTGTATATTCATGACCAGGATAAACTCTTGTCAAGTTCCAATTTGGTTCTCCAACGCCATGAATAATCCTTTCATTAAGAGCTTCATCCATTTGTACACCATTCCCCTCGAAAAACCTTCCACAACCTCCAATGAAAAGTGTATCACCAGTAAAGATACATTGCTCATTAGTTTCTGGATCTTTAACATGATAGCAAATAGAATCAACTGTATGACAAGGGGTTCTAATGCAAGTGATATCCAAATTACCCAATTTATAATGTTGTAAATGTTCAGGCAATTCAGTCGCGTCCGGGGAGGATTTAGAACCTGCAACAATCTTCACTACGAAACGCTTCCCCTCTTGTTTCAACTCATTAATCATGGACATATTCCCATCAGAATGATCATAATGATGATGTGTGTTTACAATTGCCTTGATAGATTGTCTTTCACTTGATGTCAAATTAGGGATGACTTCGTCAGATTCTGCAGGATCAATAAGCCATGAGTTTAATTTATCTTGACTACTTAATAAGTAACAATAATTGACACCACCGGTGTTCCATCTCATTTTGATTGGTTTAACGTGTCATTGTTCTTGTTATGACTGTGATTCTATTTCTAATATGATGAAATGCAAATGTTCTTCTTGGTATATCTTTGGTTAGATATCTTAACATATATTTATGAGTGTATATATGCAATAAGAAAGTATACTAGTTGATCTAGTTGGTTTGAGGTGGGAGATGTGCTACTCTATTCTACTCATTCAAGAatctttttccttttcctgTCTCTTCCCCTTACGCACCATAGactatattatatactGTTTTAAACATTATCTGCCCATTACGTATTTTAAACTATATTTCCACCACAAACACATAGTGAAGCGAAGTGTAGAGCGTTGAGCACGGAGTGGGAGGGGGATAAGAGGACGAACCCTGGGGATCTGTTAGAAATAAGGCACAATGTGTAGAGTAGTTATGGATGGTAATTCGTTTGCTTGTTTCAGCTATAGTTTCCATTGATTACAGTAGGCTTATGCATtagattatttaatttagTTCACTTTTTTTTAGTAAGACCTAATCTCGTCTAGTCTACTCTTATTATACGCAAggtatatattattatacagCGAGAGAACTTACGGTTCTCATCTTTAAGTAGCATAACCACCATTTTTAGACATGTCTATTTGTAATTTGTCTAGTCTCTCCACCAATTTCAATCTTTGTAACTCTTGCCAACGGGCCAATTGTGCTTGTTTATGAAGTTCGAATCCAAATATCTTTGGGACATATCTCTTTGTTGGATGTTTTGGAACCATGTCTGGATATGCTTGAAGAAACATCCCAGGGAAACTTGTTCCGAAAAAGGCACCATCAATGGAACTATGTCTTGATGATTTAGGGACATATAGGTCTTCACATGATGGACAATAAAGCTTTACACAATCAATTCCAGGTTGATCATGTAGACCCACTGGCAATAGCGGTTGATAATTACAATATACTCTTGGACATCTACCGAAATCGGCATCCTTATATTTATCTAACATCTTTTGTAAACCtttaatggtaataatataacGAGCATGAATTAACCCATAAAATTTACGAGCATCACTTTCCAATTGTTCCAAGCGAGAATGTGACATGGATTCTAAAACGTTTTCATCtaaatcatcaacaatGTATTGAACCACTTGAGAAAATTTAGAGACtgatttttgtaaattaattaaattaaatctATCAGTAATGTATTCCGGATCAATATCACAAAAATATTCGTTACCTTTCCTTCCTAGGAAAACATCTATCCACATTTCAACATATTCAGAGGATTCAGAGgcagcttcttcttctcctaCTTCCATAGATTCATCTTCCACATGTTCTTCTGTACTACGTTCCATTGATGTGCTTTCTATACTACTACTAGTTTTTTGTACTTATCCCTATCTCCTTTGGGGGTTTCGTTCACTCTCTTAACACTTCAAAAATGTACCTCTTGGTTTGATGGATAACGCAATGATATAAATTACGTGTATGTACTTATATATCCCACTCTTCAAATCCTTCACAGATCTATATAGCTTCTTGCACTTGCACTTCCACTTGCACTCagatataataacaataatactaataatgaaaactGCTCGGTGAaaattattccaaaaaGTTCCCAAAACGAAGAGCcgagaaagaaaaataataacaacaataacataACATTACATTACTATGTTTGTATGTGTAGAGCATATATTGCCATGTTCAAAGGtttacatacatacatacttacatatatacatacacaGAAACAAACCAGACATGCATGCATGCATAGATAGATCAAATGAGACTATTGAAATACCCATTAGAAACAGAATCAAAACATTTAACTTCATTAACCGCAGTGGATAAAGATAACAAATTAATTATAGCAGATGACACCGGTCACGTGATAGTTTGGTCACAATCTAATTTAATCAATACTGCTTTCAATAAGATCCCCATTAaggatttgaaattagatttgaaatttaaattaCCCGATTATGATCCAGATTGGGATGTTActgttttcaatatcatttcttGTGATGTTGACGAGACGCGTGATGGATCATTGATAGTTGCGACCGAATTCAGAATTATTATCGTTGATCATTGGATGGATGAGGCAAAAAGATCATTTAAGACTTTGTACAAATGTCCAATAAAAAACATTATTACGCATAATCATGGTATGGAAATGCGTTCTAATATTATGACCATAACTGATGTCAAATTAGACTCGGTCAAGAA
Above is a genomic segment from Naumovozyma dairenensis CBS 421 chromosome 6, complete genome containing:
- the GLO4 gene encoding hydroxyacylglutathione hydrolase GLO4 (similar to Saccharomyces cerevisiae GLO2 (YDR272W) and GLO4 (YOR040W); ancestral locus Anc_5.637); amino-acid sequence: MRWNTGGVNYCYLLSSQDKLNSWLIDPAESDEVIPNLTSSERQSIKAIVNTHHHYDHSDGNMSMINELKQEGKRFVVKIVAGSKSSPDATELPEHLQHYKLGNLDITCIRTPCHTVDSICYHVKDPETNEQCIFTGDTLFIGGCGRFFEGNGVQMDEALNERIIHGVGEPNWNLTRVYPGHEYTKSNVKFIREYVYQELGENEALDNLEKYADKHEMTCGEFTIDDELKYNPFMRLDDPLVRKAVGDDDSSWKRSKVMETLRKLKNSM
- the CKB2 gene encoding casein kinase 2 regulatory subunit CKB2 (similar to Saccharomyces cerevisiae CKB2 (YOR039W); ancestral locus Anc_5.635); amino-acid sequence: MERSTEEHVEDESMEVGEEEAASESSEYVEMWIDVFLGRKGNEYFCDIDPEYITDRFNLINLQKSVSKFSQVVQYIVDDLDENVLESMSHSRLEQLESDARKFYGLIHARYIITIKGLQKMLDKYKDADFGRCPRVYCNYQPLLPVGLHDQPGIDCVKLYCPSCEDLYVPKSSRHSSIDGAFFGTSFPGMFLQAYPDMVPKHPTKRYVPKIFGFELHKQAQLARWQELQRLKLVERLDKLQIDMSKNGGYAT